The proteins below come from a single Microtus ochrogaster isolate Prairie Vole_2 chromosome 22, MicOch1.0, whole genome shotgun sequence genomic window:
- the LOC101984306 gene encoding olfactory receptor 6F1: MVTENATLAQAFLLLGFPGPQTLQLSLFMLFLVMYLLTLGGNTAILVLVSTSHQLHTPMYFFLSNLSFLEIWYTTAAVPKALAILVGRSQTISFSGCLLQMYLVFSLGCTEYFLLAAMAYDRYLAICSPLHYPAIMNSLLSAQLALSSWICGFLAISVPTALISTLSFCGSHAINHFFCDIAPWIALACTSTQAVETVAFVIAFVVILSSCLITLISYVYIISTILRIPSASGRSKAFSTCSSHLTVVLIWYGSTIFLHVRTSIKDDLDLTKAVHVLNTVVTPVLNPFIYTLRNKEVRETLMKKWRRM; this comes from the coding sequence ATGGTCACAGAGAATGCGACTCTAGCTCAAGCCTTTCTTCTCTTGGGCTTCCCTGGGCCACAGACCCTACAGCTTTCTCTTTTCATGCTGTTTCTGGTGATGTATCTCCTTACCCTTGGTGGTAATACAGCAATCTTGGTATTGGTCAGTACTTCACACCAGTTACATACCCCTATGTATTTCTTTCTGAGCAACCTGTCATTCTTGGAGATCTGGTATACCACGGCTGCAGTCCCCaaagctctggccatcctggtgGGAAGAAGCCAGACCATATCATTTTCAGGGTGTCTTTTGCAGATGTATCTGGTTTTCTCCCTAGGTTGCACAGAATACTTCCTCTTGGCAGCCATGGCTTATGATCGCTATCTTGCCATCTGCTCTCCACTACACTACCCGGCTATAATGAACAGTCTACTCTCAGCACAGTTGGCTCTTAGCTCCTGGATTTGTGGCTTCCTGGCCATCTCTGTGCCAACAGCCCTCATCAGCACCTTGTCCTTTTGTGGCTCTCATGCAATCAATCATTTCTTCTGTGATATTGCACCCTGGATTGCCCTGGCCTGCACCAGTACACAGGCCGTGGAGACGGTGGCTTTCGTGATTGCTTTTGTGGtcatcctgagctcctgtctcattACTCTGATTTCTTACGTTTACATAATTAGTACCATCCTGAGGATTCCTTCTGCAAGTGGCCGAAGCAAAGCATTCTCtacctgctcctcccacctcactgTGGTGCTCATCTGGTATGGTTCCACAATTTTCCTCCATGTTCGGACCTCCATCAAGGATGACTTAGATCTGACCAAAGCGGTCCATGTCCTCAATACAgtggtaactccagttctcaaTCCCTTCATCTATACCCTTCGTAACAAGGAGGTCAGAGAAACTCTGATGAAAAAATGGAGGAGAATGTGA